Proteins from one Pongo abelii isolate AG06213 chromosome 19, NHGRI_mPonAbe1-v2.0_pri, whole genome shotgun sequence genomic window:
- the ODF4 gene encoding outer dense fiber protein 4, translated as MDAEYSGNEFPRSEGERDQHQRPGKERKSGEAGWGTGELGQDGRLLSSTLSLSSNRSLGQRRNSPLPFQWRITHSFRWMAQVLASELSLVAFILLLVMAFSKKWLYLSRSRFYQRWPVDVSNRIHTSAHIMSMGLLHFCKSRSCSDLENGKDSFKLWTNQPMFKVAKLSFNLTLGLGLVLTIWLHLPYLPAVQKLPFVGLIGTILSFCEVTFIFSTLMLFPINIWIFEVERNVSIPIGWSYFIGWLVLILYVTCAILCYFNHKSFWSLILSHPSGAMSCSSSFSSVKESPRAQTITDTPITQEGVLDPEQKGTHV; from the exons ATGGATGCAGAGTACTCTGGGAATGAGTTCCCCAGGTCAGAAGGAGAAAGAGACCAACATCAGAgacctggaaaggaaaggaagagtggGGAGGCAGGATGGGGCACAGGTGAGCTGGGACAAGATGGGAGACTGCTGTCCTCCACCCTCTCCCTCAGTAGTAACAGGTCCTTGGGCCAGCGCCGGAACTCTCCGCTGCCCTTTCAATGGAGAATCACACACAGCTTCCGCTGGATGGCCCAGGTGTTGGCTTCTGAGCTCAGCCTGGTTGCCTTTATCCTACTATTGGTCATGGCCTTCTCCAAGAAATGGCTGTACCTCTCTAGGAGCCGCTTCTACCAGCGCTGGCCCGTAGATGTCAGCAACAGAATCCACACATCAGCCCACATTATGTCCATGGGGCTCCTGCACTTCtgcaaatccaggagctgttctGACTTAGAGAATGGGAAAG ACAGTTTTAAGCTGTGGACAAATCAGCCTATGTTTAAGGTGGCTAAGTTAAGCTTCAACCTGACTCTGGGGCTGGGCCTCGTCCTCACCATCTGGTTGCACCTGCCCTACCTGCCCGCTGTTCAGAAATTGCCCTTTGTCGGCTTGATCGGGACCATCTTGAGCTTCTGTGAAG TCACCTTCATCTTCTCCACCCTCATGCTATTCCCCATTAACATCTGGATCTTCGAGGTGGAGAGGAATGTATCCATCCCCATCGGCTGGAGCTATTTCATCGGTTGGCTGGTGCTTATCCTGTACGTCACCTGCG CGATCCTTTGCTACTTCAACCATAAAAGTTTCTGGAGTCTGATTCTGAGCCACCCCAGTGGCGCCATGTCCTGCAGCAGCAGTTTCAGCTCAGTAAAAGAATCTCCAAGGGCACAGACGATCACAGACACCCCTATCACCCAGGAGGGAGTCCTGGATCCTGAGCAGAAGGGTACACACGTGTAA
- the KRBA2 gene encoding KRAB-A domain-containing protein 2 isoform X1 — protein sequence MVPVAEPVLFQEATAFEDMTKDWNYLEGSQKDCYRDTMLDSYENTVPQGSFLKFSMMPQRAGNDPPGVSNASEMEMEISNMREKFLMSVTKLVESKSYNSKVFSKEKYFQTIKEVKEAKEKGKKSSRDYRRAAKYDVISVQGTEKLIEATHGERDRIRYYVHKEELFDILHDTHLSIGHGGRTRMLKELQGKYGNVTKEVIVLYLTLCKQCHQKNPVPKRGLAPKPMTFKDIDSTCQVEILDMQSSADGEFKFILYYQDHLTKFIILRPLRTKQAHEVVSVLLDIFTILGTPSVLDSDSGVEFTNQVVHELNELWPDLKIVSGKYHPGQSQGSLEEASRDVKNMISTWMQSNHSCHWAKGLRFMQMVRNQAFDVSLQQSPFEAMFGCKAKFGLYSSNLPRETVATLQTEEELEIAEEQLENSLWIRQEERAEIGADRSDMDDDMDPTPEAAEPSTSQGTSSLLCW from the exons ATGGTCCCTGTGGCAGAGCCAGTGTTGTTTCAGGAGGCAACAGCATTTGAAGATATGACCAAAGATTGGAATTATTTAGAAGGCTCTCAAAAGGACTGCTACAGAGACACAATGCTGGACAGTTATGAGAACACGGTCCCACAGG gATCCTTCTTAAAGTTCTCCATGATGCCTCAGAGAGCTGGAAATGATCCACCTGGGGTTTCAAATGCaagtgaaatggaaatggagATAAGTAACATGAGAGAAAAGTTTCTTATGAGTGTAACAAAGCTGGTAGAAAGCAAAAGTTACAACAGCAAggtattttccaaagaaaagtaCTTTCAAACAATAAAGGAAGTTAAAGAAgctaaagaaaaagggaagaagtcATCACGTGATTATCGCCGTGCAGCAAAATACGATGTGATCTCTGTACAGGGCACAGAGAAACTGATAGAGGCTACTCATGGAGAACGTGATCGAATACGGTATTATGTACATAAGGAAGAGTTGTTTGATATTCTTCATGATACACATCTCAGTATTGGACATGGTGGGCGGACACGCATGCTCAAAGAGCTGCAAGGAAAATATGGGAATGTCACCAAAGAAGTTATTGTCTTATATCTGACTCTGTGTAAACAGTGCCACCAGAAGAACCCAGTACCCAAGAGAGGCCTTGCACCAAAGCCCATGACTTTTAAGGACATAGACTCCACGTGCCAAGTTGAAATACTCGACATGCAGTCAAGTGCCGATGGTGAGTTCAAGTTCATTTTATACTACCAGGACCACTTAACCAAGTTTATTATTTTACGGCCATTAAGAACCAAACAGGCCCATGAGGTGGTCAGTGTCTTGTTAGATATTTTCACAATTCTTGGTACACCCAGTGTGTTAGACTCTGACAGTGGCGTTGAGTTCACAAACCAGGTTGTTCATGAGCTCAATGAGTTGTGGCCAGACCTAAAGATTGTGTCTGGTAAGTACCACCCTGGCCAAAGCCAGGGCTCCCTGGAAGAAGCAAGCCGTGATGTAAAGAACATGATAAGTACCTGGATGCAGAGTAACCACTCATGTCACTGGGCCAAAGGCCTCCGATTCATGCAGATGGTGAGGAATCAGGCTTTCGACGTTTCCTTGCAGCAAAGTCCATTTGAGGCAATGTTTGGTTGTAAAGCCAAATTTGGGCTATATTCCTCAAACTTGCCCCGGGAAACTGTGGCTACTTTACAAACGGAAGAAGAGCTAGAAATTGCCGAAGAACAGCTAGAAAATAGCCTTTGGATCAGGCAGGAAGAAAGGGCTGAGATTGGAGCAGACAGATCTGATATGGACGATGACATGGATCCCACTCCTGAAGCTGCAGAACCCAGCACCTCACAAGGGACTTCCAGTCTCCTCTGCTGGTGA
- the KRBA2 gene encoding KRAB-A domain-containing protein 2 (The RefSeq protein has 4 substitutions compared to this genomic sequence), with protein MVPVAEPVLFQEATAFEDMTKDWNYLEGSQKDCYRDTMLDSYENTVPQGSFLKFSMMPQRAGNDPPGVSNASEMEMEISNMREKFLMSVTKLVESKSYNSKVFSKEKYFQTIKEVKEAKEKGKKSSRDYRRAAKYDVISVQGTEKLIEATHGERDRIRYYVHKEELFDILHDTHLSIGHGGRTRMLKELQGKYGNVAKEVIVLYLTLCKQCHQKNPVPKRGLAPKPMTFKDIDSTCQVEILDMQSSADGEFKFILYYQDHLTKFIILRPLRTKQAHEVVSVLLDIFTILGTPSVLDSDSGIEFTNQVVHELNELWPDLKIVSGKYHPGQSQGSLEEASRDVKNMISTWMQSNHSCHWAKGLRFMQMVRNQAFDVSLQQSPFEAMFGCKAKFGLYSSNLPRETVATLQTEEELEIAEEQLKNSLWIRQEERAEIGADRSDMDDDMDPTPEAAEPSTSQGTSGLLCW; from the exons ATGGTCCCTGTGGCAGAGCCAGTGTTGTTTCAGGAGGCAACAGCATTTGAAGATATGACCAAAGATTGGAATTATTTAGAAGGCTCTCAAAAGGACTGCTACAGAGACACAATGCTGGACAGTTATGAGAACACGGTCCCACAGG gATCCTTCTTAAAGTTCTCCATGATGCCTCAGAGAGCTGGAAATGATCCACCTGGGGTTTCAAATGCaagtgaaatggaaatggagATAAGTAACATGAGAGAAAAGTTTCTTATGAGTGTAACAAAGCTGGTAGAAAGCAAAAGTTACAACAGCAAggtattttccaaagaaaagtaCTTTCAAACAATAAAGGAAGTTAAAGAAgctaaagaaaaagggaagaagtcATCACGTGATTATCGCCGTGCAGCAAAATACGATGTGATCTCTGTACAGGGCACAGAGAAACTGATAGAGGCTACTCATGGAGAACGTGATCGAATACGGTATTATGTACATAAGGAAGAGTTGTTTGATATTCTTCATGATACACATCTCAGTATTGGACATGGTGGGCGGACACGCATGCTCAAAGAGCTGCAAGGAAAATATGGGAATGTCACCAAAGAAGTTATTGTCTTATATCTGACTCTGTGTAAACAGTGCCACCAGAAGAACCCAGTACCCAAGAGAGGCCTTGCACCAAAGCCCATGACTTTTAAGGACATAGACTCCACGTGCCAAGTTGAAATACTCGACATGCAGTCAAGTGCCGATGGTGAGTTCAAGTTCATTTTATACTACCAGGACCACTTAACCAAGTTTATTATTTTACGGCCATTAAGAACCAAACAGGCCCATGAGGTGGTCAGTGTCTTGTTAGATATTTTCACAATTCTTGGTACACCCAGTGTGTTAGACTCTGACAGTGGCGTTGAGTTCACAAACCAGGTTGTTCATGAGCTCAATGAGTTGTGGCCAGACCTAAAGATTGTGTCTGGTAAGTACCACCCTGGCCAAAGCCAGGGCTCCCTGGAAGAAGCAAGCCGTGATGTAAAGAACATGATAAGTACCTGGATGCAGAGTAACCACTCATGTCACTGGGCCAAAGGCCTCCGATTCATGCAGATGGTGAGGAATCAGGCTTTCGACGTTTCCTTGCAGCAAAGTCCATTTGAGGCAATGTTTGGTTGTAAAGCCAAATTTGGGCTATATTCCTCAAACTTGCCCCGGGAAACTGTGGCTACTTTACAAACGGAAGAAGAGCTAGAAATTGCCGAAGAACAGCTAGAAAATAGCCTTTGGATCAGGCAGGAAGAAAGGGCTGAGATTGGAGCAGACAGATCTGATATGGACGATGACATGGATCCCACTCCTGAAGCTGCAGAACCCAGCACCTCACAAGGGACTTCCAGTCTCCTCTGCTGGTGA